One window of Halorubrum sp. CBA1229 genomic DNA carries:
- a CDS encoding Mrp/NBP35 family ATP-binding protein, translating to MTSTLRNALARVEDPILDDDIVSLGLVGDVEVDGDTAHVPLALGAPHSPVETRITEDVRAVVRDEGYEPVLSVEIDDTTPAGQMDGAPNVIAVSSGKGGVGKSTVSVNLATAMAERGANVGLFDADVYGPNIPRMLGVQSEPGKAEDDETIRPVESHGLKLMSIGFLVGDADPVIWRGAMVNKVLTELLHDTNWGDLDYFVVDLPPGTGDVQLTLLQQIGVLGALAVTTPQDISLDNARKSVRMFDKHDTSVLGVVENMSGFLCDECGTQHDVFATGGGRRLADEFDHPLLAKIPLDPSIQESCEVGEPVVTDGDSEPAKAFRDLAEQTMDQVGRERRRSHADGAADLQPEP from the coding sequence ATGACCTCTACCCTTCGTAACGCGCTCGCCCGAGTCGAGGATCCGATCCTCGACGACGACATCGTCTCGCTCGGACTCGTCGGCGACGTCGAAGTCGACGGCGATACCGCTCATGTCCCGCTCGCTCTCGGCGCCCCACACTCGCCGGTTGAGACACGGATCACCGAGGACGTTCGAGCCGTCGTTCGAGACGAAGGATACGAACCCGTTCTCTCGGTCGAGATCGACGATACGACACCTGCCGGCCAGATGGACGGCGCACCGAATGTGATCGCCGTCTCCTCCGGTAAGGGCGGCGTCGGCAAAAGCACCGTCTCGGTAAATCTCGCAACGGCGATGGCCGAGCGGGGGGCCAACGTCGGACTGTTCGACGCCGACGTGTACGGCCCTAACATCCCGCGGATGCTCGGCGTACAAAGTGAACCGGGGAAGGCGGAGGACGACGAGACAATCAGACCGGTCGAGAGCCACGGACTCAAACTGATGAGCATCGGTTTCCTCGTCGGTGACGCCGATCCGGTCATCTGGCGGGGCGCCATGGTCAATAAGGTACTCACAGAGCTACTACACGACACCAACTGGGGAGATCTCGACTACTTCGTCGTCGACTTGCCTCCGGGAACGGGAGACGTACAGCTGACCTTGCTCCAGCAGATAGGGGTCTTGGGTGCGCTCGCCGTGACGACGCCGCAGGACATCTCGCTGGACAACGCCCGAAAGAGTGTCAGGATGTTTGACAAACATGACACGTCAGTACTCGGCGTTGTCGAGAATATGAGCGGGTTCCTCTGCGACGAGTGCGGGACTCAACACGACGTGTTTGCGACCGGTGGAGGTCGACGACTCGCTGACGAGTTCGATCATCCGCTCCTCGCAAAGATCCCCCTCGATCCCTCGATCCAAGAGAGTTGTGAAGTCGGTGAACCTGTCGTCACCGATGGTGACTCGGAACCGGCGAAGGCATTCCGCGATCTCGCTGAGCAGACGATGGATCAAGTCGGTCGAGAGCGGCGACGTTCGCACGCCGATGGTGCCGCCGACCTCCAACCGGAACCGTAG